The stretch of DNA GGCATTTTGTTTCTACTTTATGACGTCTGCCTGAAATCAGACTCGAGAGTAAAAAATGAGGCAACGATTAAAAGAGGCAAGATAAAATCCCTGCTTGTATTAtggccttttaaaaaaaaaaaaaaatctgatagaAATGCAAACTCAGTGTTGCTCAGAGCTCTCTCCACTGCACGTCCAGTGTTTAATCCCGTTTCTATCTCTCTGTCCTTgccttctttgtgttttatgaCTTCCTCATTTGGGGGAGAGTTAATACAATTACTCTGGATACCCCACGCTCTTACTTACAGTAATCTtctgggaaaaaaacagaagctctgttctttttctgattttGTTGTGTCATTAAATCCTACTGTTCCTTGGAGATTTCACATTACAGAACTGTATTTATATCATAAGCTCAAAGAAGATTGCCTTTCCAAAGTAAGGTCAATTTCAATTTCAAGTTCATGTGAGGAGCAATACAAAGAATCTTCAATGGAAACATCAGAAAGTGGTGTTTTGAAGACTCTACAGCTGCAGTCGGCTGAGCCTCACTGACATTGGTAGGCTCTGTATAAGAAATGGATGTAGCTACtatgacatcacccattggttaGTTATTTGGTCCACTCTAAAGCACACCGTGCTCTATTTTACTTTTGGACTCTAATGGCGAtcttaatttacaaaatgatcaTCGTGAAGTATTCAGTAAAACTTGAAGCTAGTGAATGAGACCATGAACTCATcagaaaagtgtttactgagatcACAACAAAGGAACGTAGGAAAATTTTTCCATTGACTTTGATACAACCAGaggagtcaccccctgctggcttCAATTTTTAGATCTGAATGCCACATTCATCATTCATACAGTCTTTGGGTAATACCCACCCCAGACTCCTGAGCCGTTTCTTTCCTCTGTTCATTTGCTAAACTCATCCTCCACACTCCACCATGAAAGGTAACTTTCTTCATCcttttaaatgtattcatttatttatgtttagtaACCCAAAGGGGACTGCATTTACAACTTCATTCTGCAACTTTGTATGAGATAATGATTGCAATCATCTTAAATCTGAAGCTAAAAACTTGCCTTTCACCTGTTTGAAGTGTCCCTGCTCTGCAGCGCTATCCTTACATCAGAACATGGGTTAATTGGCTGATATTTAAGCTAAGCTGGTTGCTTTAGCAAACTTGTTAGCTGTCGATTCCCACCCACAAAAACATGAGGGCTCTTTTGACCCTTTACCATTCCTTTGACATCctttaaactatatatatatatatatatatatatatatatatatatatatatatatatatatatatatatatatatatatatatatatatattgttgaGTGATTAAGTGTTACCAGGATAATTTTACCAGAGCAGGACCCTGCATGAAGCTAAATATGCACATTAGACACATACACTGCTTTGTCCATTTAATTAATGCCGGGGGCCTGTGACAGCATGCTACCACAGTGGTCATgtataattttatggtttaatttATGTGAATCAGAGTTTTGCCTGTCTACTGTGTAACCATGACATAATTAATTTGTCACAGAGTCATGAGGGGACTCTGTCTACAATCGAAAAAGCCGAAACAACTGCATAAAATTCAGGATGTATTGAAAAATCAGTTATTTTGCACTCCAACTTTTTACATCAAAAATTATTTGCCAGACAAACTGGCACTGCACAGAAATACTTATTATAATTATTCAGACCgagtgtttaaaatgtaatgaaTCAAAGGGAAGCAGCAGGGGCATTAGCCTCTAACGGTGCACTCTTAGTTGTCTAATTCATGCCTTCAATCAAATGCATTTACTTTTTGAAATATCCCTGAGATGCAGCTCATACTTCAGTTGCCTCTTTTCTTAACTTTCCTTTTAAAATCTTACGAATTCagcaaagtaaaagtaaaatctgTCCCAGAAAACTCCTGAGGCTGAATCAGTCTGACATAATCAACCTGACGTGAATGATCGGCCTTCACGAAGTCAGGGAGGTTTGATTCTCTCAGGAAAAGTTGCAGCCTTATTTTCATCCTCAACAAAAGAGCAGGGGTGTCCTTGGGGCTTCTTCTCAACATTAGTCATCTTTTTTTGTGGAGAGAATCTACCTTTCCATTACCCCCTCTGCCCATGTAAGACTCCCGCTACCTTATTTGTGTCAGTCACAGAATGACTTCCGTTCAAATGCCAGCCTGACACATTCACATTAATTTCAAACAGACAGAAATAGAGATAGCAGATGGAGGCAGCAGCTTTATAGAAGGAGTACTAGAGGCGAGAAGAACATCGTGTGTGTCCTCTTGATGCTGCAGCGCTGAAAGGACGACATTTGGAATTTACTGGGACTGATTCAGAGAAGCCTGGCACTTTGCCTGCCTGTGCAAAATCCACAGCAGCACTCTTCCCTTTCACTATTACACAGCAGGAAGATATATTTATTGTAATGCTCTTTCAGACTGCTGAAATTACAATAGACAGCTGCAGAATTAACCTTTGGACCTTTGAAATGTTCACATACTCAGTCGTGGTTGGAGGAGTATTAGTTTGCACTTACTGGACCACGgtttcagtttgatttttaacttaatttttttaacttgacaCATGCCACGCTTCAGTATCTCAATTAAAGAcagccttaaaaaaataaaaaccagaaGTCTCTTTTAATCTTTATTCAGGTGCCTTAATAGACTTAAACATTTGGTATCAATGAGGCAAACACAAATtcaaaaatttaaatgtaaaacatgtttggAATAATCCTTATCTCATTGCTTTTATGAACAAGCTGCTTATTCACCCACTGAAAAGCGTATTACTTGAGAAAAGACACAAATGTGCTGGGTTGGTGTAGCCGGAGGATTGCTTTGAGCATTACTCAAGAGGAGCACAGGATGTGTAATGAGTGTAGCTGGCAATTACTTTATTGTGGTGCCTCACATATTCTGCCCTTGAAAACTTAAAAAGGTTTTACCTGCAGCACACGATTAAACACTGGTATTCCTAACAATGCTGAACATACGGGTGCGCATAATGTGCAGTTTTCACAGGGCGAATATTAGATGGAGGAAAATCGCTGTATCcaaaatgtgctttaaaaataaatgaacatttgAGGAAATGCTGCATATTTATTTGCCCTCTTAAAGCTAGCATGAAGATCAATAGTAGCTAACCtctttattaggtacaactGTTCAACTGcatattaatgcaaatatctaactagccaatcacatggcaacagcttggtgcatttaggcatgtagacatgatcaaaaCAACCTAATgaaggaagaaaggtgattaaagtgactttgaatgtggcacggttgttggtgccagatagACTGAATATTTTGAATAATATTTTGAATttttgaaatgggaacaaaggtttttttgcaacaggctgctagtaacaaagggCCTAAAGGTACaaattaaaattggttctttgctaagttgcctCTTATGcgtaaacacaacactggttcatcccttgagttaggtaccatttttatgcttgaatgattcatataCAAGTATATTCCaaaaaatattccaaaaaaaatatgtacaaggaccggactgaaaatgagtgaaaaagcagccaaagaaaaactgtctgtgaaagaccttcagagagcCTGAAGGAgtattaaaaattacaagaaagtctggctcattggaaacaaaatacaaagaaatgagacgtggctcaagatttttgcactgtATTGCATATGACAGAAATTAAGGACAAACACAAGATATCAGACTTCTCATAAGtctcattattattgttttttctggCAGAGAAACCAATAATGATCTTGTGCTTAGCATCCCTCTCCAGATACTTACATACAGTAAACTCCATTTAACACACATTAATTAGCCCTTGCTTCAAATTTCTTGGCTagttgccactttttttttttttgctttatttttacattGACCTTTACTGCAAACAACCACTTACGGCAGCAGAGCACTCTTCCAATTTTATAGTACAGGATTAAATGAGGGGGAGTTGACCTGCATGTCTCCTGTGACTGTACCGTTCTCCCCAGTAAGGGAGTGAATGAGCCTCCTTTATGTAATGTCCTGCATGCTCCTTCTTCATTAAACTATGATTCACTTGAATGGAATTATGTATTCAGCCAAAGCTAGGGAATCTATAGTATGGGAATGAGGTGATATTGATTTTCATCCCTTGAGgctcatacttcctgtttttctaaACAGAGAAAAGACCTCAGCTCTGCCAAATGTTCTGAAACACTGCTGCGTCGTTTTTTTGTGAGAATAATTTTTGAttgggtgtgggtgtgttaTTGATGGCCGCAGCCTGATATATGAAAAACACAGTAGCTTTTCTGTCATCATCCCCTCTCGCTCGTTCTTTACGCTGCTCCGGCCTGCATTGCTGCCTTGCTGTCGCCCTCACGTACAACCATAAATCAGCCATCTAAGAGCTGGGCCCCTCTCTGCCAGACCCTGCTCATTGATTACACCGCACTGGGTAAGTGTAGCGTGATGAAGAGAGAGCCCGATTCAATTAGGCTGCCGTGCTAGACAGAAATACGTAGAATATATGTTGGCCTGGATAAAAGGATGTCTTTGAGAGCAACGAGATGAAACTAAAGATAAGGAGGAAGAATTTCAGAGGTGAGGGATGGATGTCACTTAGGGAAAGTACTTGGTTTGCTGCAATAACCTTCTGCACCCTGAACTGCTTGTGAGTTGAtaactgatgtccatttttcAAGGCTAGAGGAGAAAGCAATATGATGAGGTCAAAAGAggaagtttttgctttttttccttatCTGCAACTAAACAGATTTCAAGAAGATAGACTGTAACTGCTCAGGTGAACCCAGCTCTTTTCCTCTTGTACTACCAAGTTGATATTTGTGGTTTTGAGAGTAGTGCCAAAAACTACTGGGTGAATTATGCCATGAAAATTGGCACAGACATTCCTCTCAGGATtaactgaaaaggaaaagagaaattatatatatattttttctaacACGTTTGCATAACTGCATAGCAATGACAaaagtaccaaaaaaataacaaaactgctGCTTGAAGTGAGTCAATCCTCACAGGCATCCGTGTTATCTGCCAAACTTCACAAGgttaaaaagcatatttacaaTCTGGTACAAAAGCTATTTTGACCTCTATTGGTATTTTCccctgttataaaaaaaaaaaggtgttatgAGGCCCTAAGCAGAATTTGATTTGGgtcccccacccccagccaaaccCATCTCAACACCACCAGTATTAACTATATATTGTCCATGCTTGATCGTGCATTGTAGATTTAAGACACCCATTACTATTGCTACTGCCAGACAATCCATTTACAAAACAAGTTACCTATTTTAAttgcttttgaaatgtgcaaaagAGCAGAACACTTGTaaattgtaaatgtaaaaacagacaatattaaaaaaaaataaatataaacttaGATAGTAAaacccaataaataaataaaagacaaactATTAattgcagagaagaagaaaaaaaggtcaTGTCATGTTAAATGCTGTTGTAGCTAGTCCATACCCCAACATGATGATCTGTATAATGTAACACTGTTATTAGAGTCACGTCTATCACATGGGATTTATCTCAACCTGGCATTAGGATAAGGATCTAAGGATATCCCATTAATATGTCACTAGTATAGTCCCTTAGTTCAGAAAACCGCGGTTGTGTACCTTACCGtgtgctgtgtaccttaccggctacaaatgtatataatattttgatatctttatatagtgtttgacgtgtgtgtatatgtgtgtatatgtaaatgtgggtattgacactgatatatatatttatgtatatagtgcttatgtatatgtgtatagttttttgctattttattttattctattgaattttagttttagtttttagtttagttatttgttcttactcatccttttcattttttctctgtattgagctgctgtaatgcacaaatttccccgtcgtgggatcattaaagttttatcttatcttatcttatcttatcttatgtttCAGTACAGAAAAAGCAGCCTAATCAGTAACCGGTTTTTGCATCTGTTTGTGACTTTCAAGTGTTCTTGGGTGCCCCCTGCTGCCTGTGCTAGGCCTCATCCActattttgagttattaaactAGAccttttcactgtgtgtgtggtattggtgccttttggagattttttaatggattatctgacaaataatatggcttTCTGTGTGCCACAGATCATCCAAGAAGCTTGGCTTTGGTGAGTCTTGGTGCGTGAAATTCTAgtgttttgttagtttgttacTTGGCTCCAATTAGCtgatatctgtgtctgtgctttgCACACGTGCAGGTTATGAATACAGCTtactaaccaagcttgctagctTTAGCTAATAACTTAGCACTTCAGCCTTTTATCCATGTACTGTAAGGTAAAATCTGGCTACAAAAACCAACGTGGAAGCAGCCAAAATGGTAACATTAAAGCTTCAGAATGCAGACTGTAATGTGTGATGCTGTGTGATGTTATCCTGGCTATATCTACCCTGTCGTGGTCAGTCGCCATGGACTCCCATGCTAAAATGCCGTGTTTTACAGCTGAAATAagcatgtttgcagccaaaactACTTCTTCTGTGGTTAATTGTACAATTAGTTTATGCTCCAGTTTTGGTAAATAACCTTTGGggctttttagcctttattgtgaTAAAAACAGAGGAGAAAAGACCGCAAAGCTGGGAGAAAGATATGCAGTAAATGGCCTCAAACCCAGCCCTCTGTAGTAGCCTTGCAGCACAGTCAGCTGCTCCACCTAGTGAGCTAAACTAGTACCCTTAGTAAGTTTTTACTGTATGCTGTTTGCACTAATTCTCAGTCTGTGCACTTGTATTGTCATAAATGTGCTTGTTAGCATTGCCTGATAAGTTCATTCCAGTCCACCGAATGCTATGAAGGTTAAACGTGATGAGATGACTGCTAGTTATCCAACAagattaaatgtattattattttacatattGATCTTTTAGACATACCTACTGTTACATGGTCACGTGGTTTTTAGtgctttctgcttttttattgctgttttgtgtttcttgaGAAACTGGTTGCTAATTTCTAAATGGACTTGcctaaataaaagtaaaaaaagtgcATAAGAAATTGGCTAGCACTTCTAAAACTCTGAATAAAACTTATGAAAGAATGTCCAATATTAACCTTGAACgcggacagattttttttttttaaatgcaccacTCTGTCTGAGAGCAGTTCATGCATTAACCAGAGTTAGAGCAGTGGATCCAAAAAGAGTTGTTGCACAGTCTCACATCACTTAAAGGCTGAAGGACTGACTCATACGCCACAAGATAAAGAGACTAAACACGTATCATCCTAATTGCACTGAAGTGGCTTCTTGTATGGGATGATAACTCAGACTAGTCAATACTGAATACACAAATCAATTTCTTTAAAATCATGATGGATCTTTTCAGTTTAGTACATCAGGGCCTGAGTGGTGATTTATGGGACTGCGGATGCTTGGATAAGGCCTCTCAATCAGACTGTCTTTGGTGACTCAAGGAGATACCGGCTTGTCCTGGATCAGATCCAGTCTTCATTCACTAAATGTCCAGCTAGTCTTGAGAACAAACATCTCTTAATCATTtgaccactgtggtgtctcCTGTGTGGTGACATTGCCAATCCCATTTACTCAGTTTCAACAGTCCTCAGTCTTCCCTTTCAGTAAGCATGCTGAGACAACTTGGATGCACTTAATTTTGCTCTTGTAGTTATAATAATAGGCATTTACGTGTCTGTTATAGTGCCTCTAAAGCTGTTCAATTTATTTCTCCCTgcatggcttttttttaattcactgcaCACACTATGGGTGGAAAGAGGGACATTTATTTCCCAGTGTTGCCACAGTAACAATTCTCTCAGCTAAGAACTTCATCCACCATCTACACGTGACAACTCAGCCCACTGTGTCCAGCACAGTTTGGTGGCAGACGTGTATGATACTTATTTTGATTCATTGCAGCAGAGTCATCTAGCCAGTAAACAGATGTCTGAACACAGTGTGGTGATGTAGGACAGATGTTCATGCATTTTCATCTTAGTCATGTACACAGAACAGAGCTGAAACCTAGAAGTGTTGTTTACATGCTACTAATGTGCAGAAGATAATATATTTATAAGAAACATCTGTTTTTGACAGCATAATACAAATGTTGGTTAAGTTTCTTTATTTCATACAGTTTCAGAGCTTCGCTGATGCCatattcagcttttatttaaccCTTGTTTGGGGTTTATTTGTATGGGTCAGCCTACACTGGCACTTATTAGCCTCCTCTCAACAAAAGCTAGACTTGCTCCTGCTATCAGCAATTGGAAATGcgcactcactggccacttcattagttacaccttgatagcactgggttggaccccctttgccttcagaactgctttaagtATTTgcggcatagattcaacaaggtgctgagaACATTCCTCAGatagattttggtccataatgACATGATAACATCATACAGTTTTGCAGATttctcagctgcacatccatgatgtgaatctcctgttgcACCGATTCTAGATTTTTGATAAcaaacagttgaacaggtgtacctacaGTAATAAAGCGGTTGTGAGTGTACATTCAGTGTGGGAGACACAAACTTAACACGTGCATTATGTACATCTACAAACATCCTCTTTGAGACTGTAATAAAAGAGTGAAGGCAGAAGCCAATgtgtcaaaaactgcagttcctccagttGTCATTTGAGGCAGGCTCCAAAAGAGCCCCAGTGAAATCAACaagtttacagcctgatacctGAATAATGGTTTTATTTTACATCAATAGGCTGACAACTCTTGGGAGAGTTATTTTATAACTTAcctgtttcatattttttaacctttaaaatTAAGGGTGTGATCACTTTGACAAGTGAGCTGACAAAGGGAGATGAAGCCAGCAGCTGCCTATTAACTCCTACAGGAATAACTGAACTGATCCTCATGAGTGTGTTTGAGGTGTtcgtgccttttggagcattttcatAAAACTATTTGACAAGTACTGTGGTGTGCACTGTAATACAGCCTGCCCAACAAGTTTGTGATTCAGTTTAAATCTAGCATTTCATTAGTCTGTTACATAAGTAACTAACAGTTATGTGTGAAACACATACAacaatgggtgacatcatggtggctcagtctatttatttattatttatatacagtctatggtaaTAAATGGTGCTTCAGCATGTTCAAATTGGCAATTTTTACATTGAAGTAGTTTACCATCGTATTTCTATATCTTAGCACACTATTGTTTCCTAAATAGCACTAAACATATAGCTGAGAATAGCTGAGAATAGCTGAGGTCAGTGAGATatagttatttttaatgttatacaagccaaaacatttttaacacataCAAATCTGatttaataatgatgatgatgatgatgatggtaaaAGGAAAGTCCAGGGATTATCAGAACCATTTAGATCTATCATCAGGGACCACGACCAGTCCATCTGGTTGAGATATTTCACAGAATAAGTTACATTTTAACCCGCTCGTAGCCTGACAGAAAAGGTCAGGCAGTCAACAGAGTTAATGGGATTAATCCTCAAACGTCTGTACTGATTTTCAGTAGCTGCTGAGAATTTATTTTTCCCCAACATACTGTTAGATTGAGTCACTCTGCTAAAATGAATTAAAGGTTAACACTGACCTGGAGTCTGAAGGTGGTTGTGttgacctttttttcccccccaacaCCTATAAACTAAAGGCTACATTCAGAATATAGAGACTGCACTTATTTCACTGCTGACAAAATGTTTGTATTGAGCCTTAAATAcgacagaaaaaagaaacataaaaaattccCAATTTAACTAAGTATATAGATATAATTTGTGGAATAATAATGTATTTCCTACTAAATTTCAAGAGCAGACATCTCCTAAGGCATGGCATGTAGACAGCATTTTCAGTTACAAATATACTGGGACCCTGAATTTCACAAGCATAATTTAGTGCTTATGACCTGTTTTAGAGTTTCACAAACTCACTTTGTctttgaaaatgtctttaaTTATTTAGTAATATCAAACAGAATTTTTAAGTCCAGTCCTAATTAGCTTGACTATTGTATCTGAGATATTTTTGCACAAcatgcagggagagtctcatcTGTGGATGGAAAAATTCCACCTGGTTTATTTCTGAAGTAAACTGCTGGTGTAAACAAACCTTTAACAACATTACATGACATCGCAAATTAATCCAGAGTCATAAAAATGTTTAGGATCACTGTAGAAAAAAGGGTGTTCACTGTGCAACATTTGCAAAATCGATCCAAAACGCTCGCATCCCCGAGCTGTTAATAGGACAATTCCACTGATGCTACTTAAACAAATAACACTTAACAAGTGACTTTTACAACTGATTTAATAAGTAGTTACCTAAGAGCGGATACTTGTTTTTCCTCACGGTTACAAGAAGCAGAGATACTGTGATATCTCTTTGCAAAGCTGGACAGATAAATACTACTTTGGGACTGAGCCATTTGGAAGCAAAACAATAAGGGAGGGAGGGGTGCCCGAGTGCCGGGCTAAGGATCCTGCACTGATCAGCGCTGCATGATGCAGAAAACAgatgagaaagaggaggaggagaggaaggaggagcGAAAAAGGGACAGACTGGCTGAGGCTCGCAGCTCTCAGTCTCTTCTCTGTGCTTCGCCAAGCAGCCTCTCCGtgctttcctctctctctctcgcccaCATCGGCTTTAATACTCTTCTTGCCTCAGCTGACAAGAGGAAACATAGCAGCAGAGgggctcgctcgctcgctccaACTTCTCCCACGCCATGCTGCCCTGGAGAAGGAATAAGTTTGTTCTGGTGGAGGATGAGGCGAAGAGTAAGCCTAAGAGCCTGGGGACCGGACTGACCTACCACACCATCCTCTCTTCTCTATTGCGCTCCTGTCCTGACTTGCTACCTGACTGCCCCTTCGACTGGGTGGGCAGCATATTTCACACCAAACGGCAAAAGGTTGAACTGAATAAAGAGGAGCCTGTTTATAATGTGCGCTACTTGGGGAGTGTGGTCACCATTACAGCAAAGGGAGACGGTTGCACCCAGGAGGCAGTGGCCAAAATCTGGGCGAGGAGCAACTATGGGGAGCAGAGTGTCAAGATGAGGTTAACAGTGGGACCACAAGGCATTCGAATGAGTGCAGACAAATCTGGGAAAAAGAAACCCATCCATCTTTATTCTCTGAACAGAATCACCTATTGCACCGCTGACCCGTGCCGGCCCAAGATCCTGGCTTGGATTTACAGGCACCAAGTCAAGAACATGGCGGTGGTGCTTCGGTGTCACGCAGTCCTGGTTAGTAAGTCGGAGAAGGCCCAGGCAATCGCCCACAGCCTCTACCAGAACGCCACCTCCGCCTTCAGCGAGTTCAAACGGCTTAAGCGTCAGAGCGATTTCCGGCActgccagcagcagctgctcgGTGAGGAGGCAGTGCCCCTGATGCCTCTGAGGAGGCTGCTGAATGGGCAGTGCCACTACAGACCGCCTGCCGACAACCCCGGGAGCGCCACCCGCCTGTGCTCCatcacagaggaagaagaagaggaggaggagaaggatgaGAAGGAGAGCAAAGATAGGAAGGAAGAGGTGAAGGAACCAGACGAGGATGTAGAGgagcagcaggaaaaacagaagGTTTTAACGACAAACACGGATCCGACTCAGTTATTATCAAAGTTGGACATTGGGGATATTGCCCGACTGGAGCAGTGCCAAATCAACTTTGTCAGcgacagcaacaacaacacattTACCTTTATAACctctctagtgtgactgtaacACAGTTTAAAGAGTGCAATTCTGCACTACAGTGACACATTCCTCTCTTTGCCCTTCACTGGTACCCCCACTCAGGCTCCCTCCTGCCCCATCCATGTAATGCGAAGTGTTTACCAGAAACTTCTCCTACTTACCGGGTGGTCAAGAAAAGGCAGACTGTGTTCATACTCTTGCCCTGATGCCTCA from Archocentrus centrarchus isolate MPI-CPG fArcCen1 chromosome 7, fArcCen1, whole genome shotgun sequence encodes:
- the fam43b gene encoding protein FAM43B; amino-acid sequence: MLPWRRNKFVLVEDEAKSKPKSLGTGLTYHTILSSLLRSCPDLLPDCPFDWVGSIFHTKRQKVELNKEEPVYNVRYLGSVVTITAKGDGCTQEAVAKIWARSNYGEQSVKMRLTVGPQGIRMSADKSGKKKPIHLYSLNRITYCTADPCRPKILAWIYRHQVKNMAVVLRCHAVLVSKSEKAQAIAHSLYQNATSAFSEFKRLKRQSDFRHCQQQLLGEEAVPLMPLRRLLNGQCHYRPPADNPGSATRLCSITEEEEEEEEKDEKESKDRKEEVKEPDEDVEEQQEKQKVLTTNTDPTQLLSKLDIGDIARLEQCQINFVSDSNNNTFTFITSLV